A genome region from Desulfatiglans sp. includes the following:
- a CDS encoding alpha/beta hydrolase, whose protein sequence is MKRDRDTAITVCIKNPDALKKYYNAILEYWPVPMEKIYIPTSLGKTLCIKCGDEKNLPMILIHGSMSNSASWMADIKRLSEKYCTYCLDIPGDPGGSEDRRFNWHGPYFSQWIKECMDYLKVDRAVVGGLSLGGWASLRFAIDYPERVNKLLLLAPAGLAPVKMALSFLFLSLMGKWGREKILKRLFKGREITKELRDFFEVTAGNCKPRYGKVPVFSDKELASLSIPVIYIGAKEDVLIDTKRSHERISKCVSNLKSLVLDEGHALVGLSDEVFELLG, encoded by the coding sequence ATGAAAAGAGATCGGGACACAGCAATAACAGTGTGTATTAAGAACCCGGATGCATTGAAGAAATATTATAATGCAATACTTGAGTATTGGCCTGTACCTATGGAAAAGATCTATATTCCAACTTCTCTTGGTAAAACACTTTGCATAAAATGCGGTGATGAAAAAAATCTGCCGATGATCCTTATCCACGGCTCCATGTCAAACTCTGCGTCATGGATGGCTGATATAAAGAGGCTGAGTGAAAAATACTGTACATATTGTCTTGATATCCCGGGTGACCCGGGCGGAAGTGAAGACAGGCGGTTTAACTGGCACGGGCCATATTTTTCACAGTGGATCAAGGAATGCATGGATTATTTGAAAGTTGATAGAGCTGTTGTCGGAGGCCTCAGCCTTGGTGGATGGGCATCTTTACGCTTTGCTATTGATTACCCTGAAAGGGTGAATAAGCTGTTACTGCTCGCCCCTGCCGGGCTTGCCCCTGTGAAGATGGCGCTTTCTTTTCTGTTTTTATCCCTGATGGGAAAATGGGGCAGGGAAAAAATACTTAAAAGGCTTTTTAAGGGCAGGGAGATCACAAAGGAGTTGCGTGATTTTTTTGAGGTAACAGCAGGAAACTGCAAACCCAGATATGGGAAAGTTCCGGTGTTTTCCGATAAGGAACTTGCATCCCTCTCGATACCCGTTATCTATATCGGTGCAAAAGAGGATGTGCTTATTGATACAAAAAGGTCTCATGAAAGGATATCAAAATGTGTCTCAAATCTGAAAAGTCTTGTCCTTGATGAAGGGCATGCACTTGTTGGATTATCTGATGAGGTTTTTGAGTTGCTGGGGTGA
- a CDS encoding nuclear transport factor 2 family protein, with amino-acid sequence MTREEFDVYLKKFNSRDYDGFLKYFADDFEMVHVGGSFKTRESVKKFYAFLHNYIKESVIVDRFVSDEYNVVLEARVQIEGVKELTPEAVAASDWPKLTPLKVGQKAVIPQFIHYHLEKGKFKKVVCAEL; translated from the coding sequence ATGACCCGTGAAGAATTTGATGTTTATTTAAAGAAATTTAACAGCAGAGATTATGATGGTTTTCTTAAATATTTTGCTGATGACTTTGAGATGGTACATGTGGGCGGTTCCTTTAAGACCCGCGAATCAGTAAAAAAGTTTTATGCCTTCCTTCATAATTATATTAAAGAGTCTGTGATCGTGGATCGTTTTGTTTCTGATGAATATAATGTTGTGCTTGAAGCCAGGGTACAGATTGAGGGCGTGAAGGAGTTAACACCAGAGGCCGTTGCCGCCTCAGACTGGCCCAAACTCACACCTCTTAAGGTCGGGCAAAAGGCCGTGATCCCGCAGTTTATCCATTATCATCTGGAAAAAGGGAAATTCAAAAAGGTTGTTTGCGCGGAGCTGTAG
- a CDS encoding FAD-dependent oxidoreductase, with product MNGKTQFEMLLSPFYIGKMRLKNRIIKTAAEMNTHDPVDAHMNQRTIDYVEAVAKGGAGMVILWNAYLDYPLGARMPDGLRIDSDKYIPGFIKLAEAVHKYDCKLSVQMMHAGPWCPASLAGRPPIAASVMQEEVYGFLSDETAEATLSEIEDIQEKFVKAGERLKQAGVDHLEIHCGTQHLGNTFMSRHWNKRTDQYGPQSLENRARFMVEILQKMKARLGNDYPIGVLYNAAEYGIDDGITAAEGQEFGRLFEAAGADNLHPKADGIGPLYSLINWPEAVCYPEVPDPLPKELDGSKSGAGFWVPLAALVKKAVKIPVIATAGINAEMGERILREGKADFIGMTRRLLADPDLPNKVAEERLDDIAPCTRCLSCIEAIHTNYIPGVPGKSFCRINASLAKEGEYEIKPADKKKKVMVVGGGPAGMEAARVAALRGHDVTLYEKEHYLGGSVPVAATIKGLDIEDLPALVRYLYTQITKLGVKINLGKEVNRTLIEKIKPDVLILATGGLYSVPDIPGIDSPKVVKAADLNRTLKNFLRFFSPRLLIWATKIWMPIGKNVVIIGGGIHGLQTAVFLVKRGRKVTVVETAEKMGKMVIENHKVRLFGWLEQKGVTLYPGVKYEEITERGLTIITKEGEKKTLEADTILPALPMLPDTELMTRMKGTAPEIYQIGDCGDPALIIDAIGDGSRIGREI from the coding sequence ATGAACGGTAAGACGCAGTTTGAAATGCTGCTTTCACCTTTTTATATAGGCAAGATGCGGTTAAAGAACCGGATCATAAAGACTGCCGCGGAGATGAATACCCATGACCCTGTTGATGCCCACATGAACCAGAGGACTATCGACTATGTAGAGGCAGTGGCTAAGGGCGGGGCCGGTATGGTTATTTTATGGAACGCCTACCTTGATTATCCCCTTGGCGCAAGGATGCCTGACGGGTTGCGTATTGATTCTGACAAATACATTCCTGGCTTTATAAAACTGGCAGAGGCCGTTCATAAATATGACTGCAAACTATCTGTACAGATGATGCATGCAGGGCCATGGTGCCCTGCCTCCCTTGCCGGTCGCCCGCCCATTGCCGCATCGGTGATGCAAGAAGAGGTGTATGGTTTCCTGAGCGATGAAACAGCAGAGGCAACATTAAGCGAGATCGAAGATATTCAGGAAAAGTTTGTAAAGGCCGGGGAGCGTTTGAAACAGGCAGGGGTTGACCACCTTGAGATACACTGCGGCACACAACACCTTGGCAACACCTTTATGTCGCGTCACTGGAATAAACGCACAGACCAGTATGGCCCACAAAGCCTTGAGAACAGGGCCAGGTTCATGGTTGAGATACTTCAGAAGATGAAGGCGCGTCTGGGTAATGACTACCCGATCGGTGTGCTTTATAATGCTGCTGAATATGGGATAGATGATGGCATAACTGCCGCTGAGGGTCAGGAGTTCGGCAGGCTCTTTGAGGCTGCGGGAGCTGATAACCTTCATCCCAAGGCCGATGGTATAGGGCCTTTGTACAGTTTAATTAACTGGCCAGAGGCGGTTTGTTATCCCGAGGTGCCTGATCCACTTCCAAAAGAACTTGATGGAAGTAAAAGCGGGGCCGGTTTCTGGGTGCCTCTCGCCGCACTTGTTAAAAAGGCAGTCAAAATACCTGTTATTGCCACAGCAGGCATCAACGCTGAAATGGGAGAGAGGATACTGCGAGAGGGCAAGGCAGACTTTATCGGCATGACAAGACGCCTTCTGGCAGACCCTGACCTCCCAAACAAGGTTGCAGAAGAAAGGCTGGATGATATTGCACCATGCACACGCTGCCTCTCCTGCATCGAGGCGATACATACAAATTATATACCGGGTGTCCCCGGTAAGTCATTCTGCCGCATAAATGCATCACTCGCAAAGGAGGGGGAATATGAGATTAAGCCCGCTGATAAAAAGAAAAAGGTTATGGTAGTGGGCGGCGGGCCAGCCGGTATGGAGGCCGCAAGGGTGGCTGCCCTAAGGGGACATGATGTAACACTCTATGAGAAGGAACATTACCTGGGCGGCTCAGTGCCTGTGGCAGCCACGATCAAGGGGCTTGATATTGAAGACCTTCCGGCACTGGTTCGTTATCTTTACACCCAGATTACAAAGCTGGGGGTAAAGATCAATCTTGGTAAAGAGGTAAACAGGACGCTCATTGAAAAGATTAAGCCCGATGTGCTAATACTAGCCACAGGCGGGCTGTATTCTGTTCCGGATATACCTGGCATCGATTCACCAAAGGTGGTTAAGGCCGCTGACCTGAATCGAACATTAAAGAATTTCCTGAGGTTCTTCAGCCCCAGGCTTCTCATATGGGCCACGAAAATTTGGATGCCCATCGGAAAAAATGTTGTGATTATCGGCGGCGGCATACATGGGCTCCAGACAGCAGTGTTCCTTGTTAAGCGCGGCAGGAAGGTAACAGTTGTGGAGACCGCTGAGAAGATGGGAAAGATGGTGATTGAGAACCATAAGGTCAGGCTGTTTGGATGGCTAGAACAAAAGGGTGTGACACTGTATCCCGGCGTTAAGTATGAAGAGATAACAGAGAGGGGGCTCACTATCATTACGAAAGAGGGAGAGAAAAAGACCCTTGAGGCAGATACCATATTGCCTGCATTACCAATGTTACCGGATACTGAGTTAATGACAAGAATGAAGGGTACAGCGCCTGAGATATATCAGATTGGCGACTGCGGTGACCCTGCCCTGATTATAGATGCAATAGGGGATGGTTCGCGTATCGGGAGGGAAATTTAA
- a CDS encoding glycosyl hydrolase, translating to MEDKNKATLYSLITLILILLISNNPLFAFESKSYIAAKKERNSFTLSESGHSNPIIIANNDFPGVKRVANILQRDIAEVTGSRPDIHIDQLPSSGYMVIAGTIGKNSFIDRLINNNRLQVDDIKDKRESFIIQGVDNPFPSVEKALIIAGSDKRGTIYGMLDISRQIGVSPWHWWGDVPVKRKTNIYVSPGRYTEGEPKVKYRGIFINDEAPCLSGWSKAKFGTDMFNHELYEPMFELILRLKGNFLWPAMWGRAFYDDDPENARLADEYGIVIGTSHHEPMMRAHDEWRRYGTGKWDYESNSEELKKFWRDGIKRMGRNESIITLAMRGDGDMAMSPDANIELLQKIVIDQREILTQVTGKGITEIPQVWALYKEVQEYYDKGMRVPDDVTLLLCDDNWGNIRKLPNPADKHRKGGYGIYYHFDFVGGPRNYKWLNTNQIERVWEQMRLAWEYGAREIWVVNVGDLKPMEFPISFFLDYAWDPERINAKDLPQYYKRWVEEQFDKRYSNEIADILNKYTKYNSRRKPEMLSHETYSLVNYREAETVVNDYKALYEKATMIGRSLGKVYQDSFYQLILHPVEACANLYELYFTVAKNRLYAAQKRNLTNDLAIKAEELFKRDAEISHYYNKVMAGGKWDHMMDQVHIGYTMWNDPPDNIMPEVAKIDIPDEARMGIAFEGAEKAILPEDKNVRLPEFDSLNNQKYYIDIFNRGKRPFRFIATPDRPWIKISDKQGEIATEKRIWVSIDWGRAPSGTSMASVNISDRENNFIITAVINNREVKREEIKNCFVEANNYVSIEAVNYTYKSEPAPYSWQVIPNLGRTNSAITLLPVTAMDIPPDNRPGLEYDIYLFNRGTFNISFYLSPTQNFGYKEGLKFAVSIDDKEPVVINMHEGDTPDWKYPKYWEQAVGNNIRIAKTEMNNIEPGRHTLKFHAIDAGIVLQKIVIGKGDVKPAYLGPPESYSNVFKKE from the coding sequence ATGGAAGATAAAAATAAGGCAACATTATATTCCCTCATAACACTAATACTTATTTTGTTAATCAGTAATAACCCGCTTTTTGCCTTTGAAAGCAAATCATATATTGCTGCAAAAAAAGAGAGAAATTCATTTACACTCAGTGAATCCGGACACTCCAATCCCATCATCATTGCAAATAATGATTTTCCGGGCGTTAAACGTGTCGCGAATATATTACAAAGAGACATAGCTGAGGTAACCGGTTCAAGGCCTGATATCCATATTGATCAGCTTCCCTCATCCGGGTACATGGTAATTGCCGGGACAATCGGTAAAAACAGCTTCATAGATAGGTTGATAAATAATAATCGGCTTCAGGTTGATGATATAAAAGATAAAAGAGAGAGCTTTATTATTCAGGGTGTAGATAACCCCTTCCCATCAGTTGAAAAGGCCCTGATTATAGCCGGCAGTGATAAACGCGGTACAATCTATGGGATGCTGGATATATCCAGGCAGATCGGGGTCTCTCCCTGGCACTGGTGGGGTGATGTGCCTGTAAAAAGGAAAACGAACATCTATGTATCCCCTGGCAGATATACAGAGGGAGAGCCAAAGGTAAAATACCGCGGGATATTTATTAACGATGAGGCACCATGTCTTTCTGGCTGGTCAAAGGCAAAATTCGGAACTGATATGTTCAACCACGAACTCTACGAACCCATGTTTGAACTGATATTGAGGCTGAAAGGGAATTTCCTGTGGCCTGCGATGTGGGGACGCGCATTTTATGACGATGACCCTGAAAACGCCAGGCTTGCAGATGAATATGGTATCGTAATAGGCACCTCTCATCATGAACCCATGATGCGGGCGCATGATGAATGGCGTCGTTACGGGACAGGCAAATGGGATTATGAGAGCAACAGTGAGGAGCTAAAGAAATTCTGGAGAGATGGCATTAAAAGAATGGGCCGGAATGAAAGCATCATTACCCTTGCCATGCGCGGGGACGGGGATATGGCAATGAGTCCTGACGCTAACATTGAACTTCTACAGAAAATCGTAATTGATCAGAGGGAAATCCTGACTCAAGTTACAGGGAAGGGCATTACAGAAATTCCGCAGGTATGGGCCTTGTACAAGGAGGTGCAGGAGTATTACGACAAAGGCATGAGGGTGCCTGATGATGTAACCCTGCTTCTCTGTGATGATAACTGGGGGAATATCAGGAAACTGCCTAACCCTGCGGACAAGCACCGTAAGGGAGGTTATGGCATATATTATCATTTTGATTTTGTCGGTGGGCCGAGAAATTACAAGTGGCTTAACACAAACCAGATTGAAAGGGTGTGGGAGCAGATGAGGCTTGCATGGGAATATGGCGCACGTGAGATCTGGGTTGTAAATGTGGGAGACCTTAAACCCATGGAATTCCCCATAAGCTTCTTCCTTGACTACGCATGGGACCCTGAAAGGATTAATGCGAAAGATCTGCCTCAATATTATAAACGATGGGTAGAAGAGCAGTTCGATAAGAGATACAGCAACGAGATTGCCGATATACTGAATAAATACACAAAATACAATTCAAGAAGAAAGCCTGAGATGCTCTCCCATGAGACATACAGCCTTGTCAATTACCGTGAGGCTGAAACAGTTGTTAATGATTATAAAGCGTTATACGAAAAGGCAACCATGATAGGGCGCTCCCTTGGTAAGGTATATCAGGATTCCTTTTATCAGCTAATCCTTCACCCTGTTGAGGCATGCGCCAATCTGTATGAACTCTATTTTACAGTCGCAAAAAACAGGCTTTACGCGGCACAGAAACGGAACCTGACAAATGACCTTGCCATAAAGGCTGAGGAATTATTTAAACGTGACGCAGAGATATCCCATTACTATAATAAGGTCATGGCTGGCGGTAAATGGGATCACATGATGGACCAGGTTCATATAGGGTACACCATGTGGAACGATCCCCCGGATAACATCATGCCGGAAGTGGCGAAGATTGATATCCCTGATGAGGCCAGGATGGGAATCGCTTTTGAAGGGGCTGAAAAGGCCATATTGCCTGAAGATAAAAATGTAAGGCTTCCTGAGTTTGATTCATTAAATAATCAGAAATATTATATAGATATTTTTAACAGAGGGAAAAGGCCATTCAGGTTTATTGCCACGCCTGACAGGCCATGGATAAAAATATCAGATAAACAGGGTGAGATTGCCACTGAAAAAAGGATATGGGTAAGCATTGACTGGGGCAGGGCGCCTTCAGGCACAAGCATGGCCTCTGTTAATATTTCTGACCGGGAAAATAATTTTATCATTACAGCGGTTATCAACAACAGGGAAGTCAAAAGAGAGGAGATAAAAAACTGTTTTGTTGAGGCCAACAATTATGTTTCAATTGAGGCTGTAAATTATACATATAAGAGTGAACCTGCCCCTTACTCATGGCAGGTCATCCCTAATCTGGGGCGGACAAATTCAGCAATCACCCTTTTGCCTGTTACCGCAATGGATATCCCGCCGGATAATAGGCCAGGTCTTGAATACGATATTTATCTCTTTAACAGGGGTACCTTTAATATCAGCTTTTATCTATCTCCCACCCAGAATTTCGGATACAAAGAGGGGCTTAAATTCGCAGTATCTATTGATGATAAAGAACCTGTGGTTATCAACATGCATGAAGGAGATACCCCTGACTGGAAATACCCGAAATACTGGGAACAGGCAGTAGGTAATAATATTCGAATAGCAAAAACTGAGATGAACAATATTGAACCGGGAAGGCACACCCTCAAGTTCCATGCAATTGACGCGGGCATCGTGCTTCAGAAGATCGTAATAGGAAAAGGGGATGTGAAGCCAGCCTACCTGGGGCCTCCAGAGAGTTACAGCAATGTTTTTAAAAAAGAGTAG